In a genomic window of Spirosoma agri:
- a CDS encoding Pycsar system effector family protein: protein MIAQETTLLHQTRVYAETLLKQLALEYTYHNLSHTQAVVSFATEIADQEGLSDTDRETVLIAAWLHDTGYINGCDNHEDNSVDHARPFLREHGMPSKRIEAVVACIEATKMPQSPKGNPLAEILCDADLGHLSTPDFLERSEQLRQELKRTGTKISKKKWRKKTAGFLENHQYFSHYGKTVLAPRQAANLDILRQQIANDGDDSDDEIKAEQKEKFTKDAKKDKPENQAERLDHLLDPPTAEASPKAKKQERGRGVETMFRLTSQNHFQLSAMADTKANIMISINTIVISLVLSILIRKLEDWPALTIPTIMFTITSVVATVLAVLATRPNVTNGVFSREDIENKTANLLFFGNFYRMDLPDYEWGMRRMMDDSDFLYSSMIRDIYFLGKVLGKKYKLLRWSYSVFMFGLIVSVLAFGVAAYMSR, encoded by the coding sequence ATGATCGCTCAGGAAACCACGCTGCTTCATCAAACCCGTGTTTACGCTGAAACGTTGCTCAAGCAGCTTGCATTAGAGTACACCTACCATAACCTGAGCCATACGCAGGCCGTCGTATCGTTTGCCACCGAGATTGCCGATCAGGAGGGCTTATCGGATACGGATCGCGAAACGGTATTGATTGCCGCCTGGCTACACGACACGGGCTACATTAATGGCTGTGATAACCACGAAGATAACAGCGTCGATCACGCCCGTCCTTTTTTGAGGGAGCACGGCATGCCGTCCAAGCGCATCGAGGCCGTCGTGGCCTGCATCGAAGCCACGAAGATGCCGCAATCGCCGAAGGGAAACCCCCTGGCCGAGATCCTTTGCGACGCCGATTTAGGGCATTTGTCGACACCCGATTTTCTGGAACGCAGCGAGCAATTGCGGCAGGAGCTAAAACGGACGGGTACGAAGATCAGCAAGAAAAAATGGCGCAAAAAAACGGCGGGCTTTCTGGAAAACCACCAGTACTTCAGCCACTACGGCAAAACCGTGCTGGCTCCCCGTCAGGCGGCCAATCTGGACATTCTTCGCCAGCAGATTGCCAACGACGGTGATGATAGCGACGACGAAATAAAGGCTGAACAGAAGGAGAAATTCACCAAAGACGCTAAAAAAGACAAGCCAGAAAACCAGGCCGAACGCCTGGATCACCTGCTCGACCCACCAACCGCCGAAGCCTCGCCTAAAGCAAAGAAACAGGAGCGCGGTCGCGGTGTCGAGACGATGTTTCGGCTAACGTCGCAGAATCACTTCCAGCTGAGTGCCATGGCCGATACCAAAGCCAATATCATGATTTCGATCAATACCATCGTTATTTCGCTGGTGTTGAGCATTCTGATCCGAAAACTGGAGGACTGGCCCGCGCTGACGATCCCGACCATTATGTTCACCATCACGAGCGTAGTCGCTACCGTACTGGCCGTGCTGGCTACTCGCCCGAACGTGACGAACGGTGTATTTAGCCGAGAAGACATTGAAAACAAGACCGCCAACCTGCTCTTTTTCGGTAACTTCTACCGGATGGACCTCCCGGATTATGAATGGGGCATGCGCCGGATGATGGATGATTCGGATTTTCTGTATTCGAGCATGATCCGCGACATCTACTTTCTGGGCAAAGTGCTGGGCAAAAAATACAAACTCCTGCGCTGGTCGTATTCGGTGTTTATGTTCGGCCTGATCGTATCCGTACTGGCGTTCGGTGTTGCCGCCTACATGAGCCGCTAG
- a CDS encoding BamA/TamA family outer membrane protein, translating into MKFFYILISLLTIGTPVWAQTTYSLFLLGDAGAPTPDGRDPILNTLRAQLQNAGPNSSLILLGDNIYQFGMPDADHPDRADAERRIREQLDMKAAFGGRIFAIPGNHDWDKSGKEGWQRIKNQQAFVRQYMGRDDVFYPNDGCPGPVEVRLSDSLTLVLMDTQYWLHPWDKPGADSDCGAKTLPEFLTQLDDILYRNRHRQVVVAGHHPMYSHGEHGGHYTLKDHLFPLTNIRKWLYVPLPVLGSIYPVYRSVFGSLQDLPNPVYRELRNGMVAVFKKYRNLIYTNGHDHNMQLIRRDSLNYLTSGSGSKHESVGKPRESLFAAEKRGFARLDLGRDNQMTISFFAPSEQKVTGELLYQTVIQLHPDAAPNRTGRIQKQPDSVRVVPGAGYAAGAGKRFFFGRNYRDVWTSPLTVPVLNLRKEGLVATERGGGMQTLSLRLVDRKKHEFAIRSIEKFPEKAIPAELRSGLAKDIVQDQISASHPFAALAVAPLAEAAGVYHANPNVVVTPDDSTLRDYQHLFANTLMLIEERPDGDYKGTGLFGNTTKLYSTPKLVDKLQDDNDNRVDQQAVLRARLFDMLIGDWDRHDDQWRWASFKSGKGLVFKPVPRDRDQAFFVNEGVLPRIVSRRWLMPKIQGFDYTIRYVPGFNTNARFFDRSFLTEPSRADWLAVADSLQKVLTDQVIDDALRQLPEPSRRLTAETIAAKLRQRRADLPRYTDEQYRFLAKAVDVVGSDKDELFDLVRRPDGKTDVVVYKLNKDKQATQQLYRRLFDSKETDEIRLYGQGGDDRFVLHGSASDGSLIRIIGGKGEDVITDSSSVQGLSRKTWVYDLRKNTTITSSSETRSRLSDDKAVNTYDRMAFRYNLTMPLVTIQANPDDGLFLGGGILRRTQGFRKETFAQQHRIIASHAFATNAFNFHYDGTFTDLVGKADLVVNADIKAPNFVQNFFGIGNETVFNKELGVNYYRVRFENWGLNALLQHRVGKATFFYGPAVERVELEEGQQKFITDYAQRIPDGKHLFESFLYGGLKAGFTVDTRDNVLLTTRGLHWRTALTAYRGLNEQSKSFSQLQSELSFYASIRLPAILTIATRVGTSLNLNDTYEFFQASTLGGLTNLRGFRRTRFAGENAFYHNLDLRMRLFTIKTYLFPAYAGILAFNDVGRVWVDNEKSTVWHHGYGGGLWLSPYNTAVISVLYAVSREDRIPMLRVGFFF; encoded by the coding sequence ATGAAGTTTTTTTACATATTGATTTCGCTGTTGACCATCGGAACACCCGTTTGGGCACAAACAACGTACAGCCTCTTTTTACTCGGCGATGCCGGAGCACCTACGCCCGATGGTCGTGATCCTATACTGAACACGCTTCGGGCTCAGCTACAAAATGCTGGTCCGAACAGTTCGCTGATTTTGCTGGGTGATAATATCTATCAGTTTGGTATGCCCGACGCCGATCATCCGGATCGCGCTGATGCTGAACGACGTATCCGCGAACAGCTCGACATGAAGGCGGCATTTGGTGGCCGAATTTTTGCCATTCCGGGTAACCACGACTGGGACAAAAGCGGAAAAGAAGGGTGGCAGCGGATTAAAAACCAGCAGGCATTCGTCCGGCAATACATGGGGCGTGATGATGTGTTTTACCCAAACGATGGGTGTCCGGGTCCGGTAGAAGTACGATTGTCCGATTCGCTCACGCTGGTGTTGATGGATACCCAATATTGGTTGCATCCGTGGGATAAGCCGGGTGCCGATTCCGATTGTGGCGCGAAGACCCTACCGGAATTTCTGACCCAACTCGATGATATTCTCTACCGAAACCGGCATCGGCAAGTGGTCGTTGCCGGGCACCACCCGATGTACAGTCATGGGGAGCACGGCGGACATTATACGCTAAAAGACCACCTGTTTCCGCTGACCAACATTCGTAAGTGGCTGTACGTGCCGCTACCCGTCCTTGGGTCGATCTATCCCGTTTATCGATCGGTATTCGGGAGCTTGCAGGACCTGCCAAATCCTGTCTATCGGGAACTACGCAATGGCATGGTGGCCGTCTTCAAAAAATACCGAAACCTGATCTACACCAACGGGCATGATCACAACATGCAGTTGATTCGGCGCGATAGCCTGAATTACCTGACCAGCGGCAGTGGTTCCAAACACGAGTCGGTTGGCAAGCCCAGGGAGTCACTGTTCGCGGCCGAAAAGCGAGGGTTTGCCCGGCTCGATCTGGGGCGTGATAACCAGATGACCATTTCATTTTTTGCGCCCAGTGAGCAGAAGGTAACTGGCGAATTACTCTACCAAACCGTTATTCAGCTCCACCCCGACGCGGCTCCGAACAGGACCGGACGCATTCAGAAACAGCCGGACAGTGTACGGGTCGTGCCGGGTGCCGGGTATGCCGCCGGAGCGGGCAAACGGTTCTTTTTCGGTAGGAATTATCGCGATGTCTGGACGAGCCCACTGACGGTTCCTGTGCTGAATTTGCGGAAAGAAGGGTTGGTGGCTACGGAGCGCGGGGGAGGGATGCAAACGCTGTCGTTGCGGCTGGTTGACCGGAAAAAGCACGAATTCGCAATCCGTTCGATCGAGAAATTTCCGGAAAAGGCGATTCCGGCTGAACTCCGAAGTGGTTTGGCGAAAGATATCGTACAGGATCAGATTTCAGCCTCGCATCCGTTTGCGGCACTGGCCGTAGCTCCCCTGGCCGAGGCTGCCGGTGTTTACCATGCCAACCCGAACGTGGTGGTCACGCCCGACGATTCGACGCTGCGCGATTACCAACATCTATTCGCCAACACGCTGATGCTCATTGAAGAACGGCCCGATGGTGACTACAAAGGAACGGGTCTGTTCGGCAACACGACAAAGCTGTACAGTACGCCCAAACTGGTTGATAAATTACAGGACGACAATGACAACCGGGTCGATCAACAGGCAGTGTTGCGGGCGCGGCTGTTCGATATGCTGATTGGCGACTGGGACCGTCACGATGATCAATGGCGGTGGGCGAGTTTCAAATCGGGGAAAGGCTTGGTGTTCAAGCCCGTACCACGCGACCGCGACCAGGCTTTTTTCGTTAATGAAGGCGTCTTGCCCCGCATCGTGAGCCGACGCTGGTTGATGCCGAAAATTCAGGGATTCGATTATACGATTCGGTATGTGCCCGGCTTTAATACGAACGCCCGATTTTTCGACCGCTCGTTTCTGACCGAGCCTAGCCGCGCCGACTGGCTGGCCGTGGCCGATTCTCTTCAGAAGGTTCTGACTGATCAGGTTATCGATGATGCGTTGCGTCAGTTACCCGAACCATCGCGCCGACTCACCGCCGAAACGATAGCCGCCAAACTACGCCAGCGTCGCGCCGATCTACCGCGCTATACCGACGAGCAATACCGTTTTCTGGCCAAGGCCGTCGACGTAGTAGGCAGTGATAAAGATGAACTTTTCGATCTGGTCCGGCGGCCCGATGGCAAAACGGATGTGGTCGTTTACAAGCTCAATAAAGACAAACAGGCGACGCAGCAGCTATACCGACGGCTATTCGATTCGAAAGAAACGGACGAAATTCGGTTGTATGGACAGGGGGGCGACGATCGGTTCGTGCTTCACGGATCGGCTTCGGATGGTAGTCTGATCCGGATTATTGGGGGCAAAGGTGAGGACGTAATAACGGATAGTTCATCGGTTCAGGGACTGTCGCGGAAAACGTGGGTATATGACCTGCGTAAGAATACGACTATTACGAGCAGTTCTGAAACGCGGAGTCGCCTATCCGATGACAAAGCCGTGAACACCTACGATCGGATGGCGTTTCGCTACAACCTCACGATGCCGCTGGTTACGATACAGGCGAATCCCGACGATGGCCTTTTTCTGGGTGGTGGTATTCTACGCCGGACGCAGGGCTTCCGAAAAGAAACGTTTGCCCAACAGCACCGCATCATAGCCAGCCATGCCTTCGCGACCAACGCGTTTAACTTCCACTACGACGGCACCTTTACCGACCTGGTAGGGAAGGCCGACCTGGTCGTCAATGCCGATATAAAAGCCCCCAACTTTGTCCAGAATTTCTTCGGAATTGGTAATGAGACCGTATTCAACAAAGAACTGGGCGTCAATTATTACCGGGTGCGGTTCGAGAACTGGGGCTTGAACGCGCTTTTACAACACCGAGTCGGGAAAGCTACTTTTTTCTACGGTCCCGCTGTTGAGCGGGTCGAACTGGAAGAAGGGCAGCAGAAGTTTATTACGGACTATGCCCAGCGCATTCCCGATGGGAAACACTTGTTTGAGTCGTTCCTCTACGGGGGTCTGAAAGCGGGTTTCACCGTCGATACGCGCGATAACGTGCTGCTGACTACACGCGGGCTGCACTGGCGGACAGCCCTGACCGCCTACCGGGGGCTGAACGAGCAATCGAAGTCGTTTTCACAGCTGCAATCAGAGCTTTCGTTTTACGCCAGCATTCGGCTACCGGCTATTCTGACAATTGCCACGCGCGTAGGAACCAGTCTGAACCTGAATGATACCTATGAATTTTTTCAGGCCAGCACCCTTGGGGGGTTAACGAATCTACGCGGCTTCCGACGTACGCGTTTTGCGGGAGAAAACGCATTCTACCACAACCTGGATCTGCGAATGCGCCTGTTCACGATCAAGACCTATCTGTTTCCGGCATATGCGGGTATTCTGGCGTTCAACGATGTCGGGCGGGTGTGGGTCGATAACGAAAAGTCGACCGTCTGGCATCATGGCTACGGCGGAGGACTCTGGTTATCGCCCTACAACACCGCCGTTATTTCAGTACTATACGCCGTCTCCCGCGAAGATCGCATCCCCATGTTGCGGGTTGGCTTCTTCTTTTGA
- a CDS encoding adenylate/guanylate cyclase domain-containing protein, which produces MTFPFRAAQQPPIASYFQEHFSDESLKREAQRAGVLSALFLFTIVVLALLQPFLRDDNLIYLPGPIMRTVAPYLVGMSIYELGIRRLFRQQLDRHQDLPTFFKYANATFEITSITFILLLVSRHLGDSLLVLNSPLAFTYLFFIILSTLRLNVWLSVYTGCIAGAEFIGVYFLIEQPSLVEPYREIDMFVHLPLMFIAKGGLLMMAGLASGYVSRQIRQSIADTIRATETEQQAVALFGQQVSPEIARAVLEQKGKYQSHRMRVAVMFLDIRDFTKYASHETPEDVMVYQNTFFGIIIRIVEQYGGVVNQFLGDGCMITFGAPVEVINPAEVAVEAGFTILKEIRKAVNDEQMIPTTIGIGIHLGDAVVGNIGTETRQQYSVTGNVVILAARIEQLNKPFKTQFLVSREVYDSLTEPPVTARALGPTLIKGVDEEIDLYQLF; this is translated from the coding sequence ATGACTTTTCCGTTTCGCGCAGCGCAGCAACCGCCTATAGCGTCTTACTTTCAGGAACATTTTTCGGATGAAAGCCTGAAACGGGAAGCGCAGCGAGCGGGTGTGTTGTCGGCGCTGTTTTTATTTACTATCGTCGTGCTGGCCCTTTTACAGCCTTTTCTGCGCGACGATAACCTGATTTATCTGCCGGGTCCTATCATGCGTACGGTAGCGCCGTACCTGGTGGGCATGAGCATCTATGAGCTGGGTATCCGGCGGTTGTTCCGGCAACAGCTGGATCGTCATCAGGATTTACCTACGTTCTTCAAGTATGCCAACGCCACCTTCGAGATTACCTCGATAACCTTTATACTGCTTCTCGTATCGCGGCATCTGGGCGATTCGCTTCTCGTACTCAACAGCCCGCTGGCTTTTACGTACCTGTTTTTCATTATTCTCTCGACGCTTCGGCTTAACGTCTGGCTGTCAGTCTATACGGGATGTATTGCCGGAGCGGAGTTTATTGGCGTTTACTTTCTGATCGAACAGCCCAGCCTTGTCGAACCCTACCGGGAGATCGACATGTTCGTGCATTTGCCCCTGATGTTCATTGCAAAAGGAGGCTTACTAATGATGGCGGGACTGGCATCGGGCTATGTGTCGCGGCAAATCCGGCAAAGTATCGCCGACACGATTCGCGCGACCGAAACCGAGCAGCAAGCCGTTGCGCTATTCGGTCAGCAGGTTTCTCCCGAAATTGCCCGCGCGGTACTCGAGCAAAAAGGAAAATACCAGAGCCATCGGATGCGGGTCGCGGTCATGTTTCTGGACATTCGCGATTTCACCAAATACGCCAGCCACGAAACGCCCGAAGACGTGATGGTCTACCAGAATACCTTCTTCGGAATTATTATTCGCATCGTGGAGCAGTACGGCGGTGTTGTCAATCAGTTTCTGGGCGATGGCTGTATGATCACATTTGGCGCACCGGTCGAAGTGATAAACCCCGCCGAGGTTGCGGTCGAAGCGGGCTTTACGATCCTAAAAGAAATCCGAAAAGCGGTCAACGATGAGCAAATGATTCCAACCACGATCGGCATCGGCATTCATCTTGGCGACGCGGTGGTGGGCAATATCGGCACCGAAACCCGGCAGCAATACTCGGTTACGGGCAATGTTGTTATTCTGGCAGCCCGCATCGAGCAATTAAACAAGCCGTTTAAGACGCAGTTTCTGGTTTCGCGGGAAGTCTATGATTCCCTGACGGAGCCCCCCGTAACCGCCCGCGCCCTGGGACCAACTCTCATCAAAGGCGTTGATGAAGAAATTGACCTGTACCAGTTGTTTTGA
- a CDS encoding tRNA-binding protein yields the protein MSNEPLTWADFEKVEIRTGTVLSAESFPEARKPAYKLTIDFGDSGVKRTSAQLTKQYKPAELVGMQVVAVVNFPPKQIATFMSECLVLGAVADDGSVTLLQPERPTDNGLRIG from the coding sequence ATGAGCAACGAACCGCTTACCTGGGCTGATTTTGAGAAGGTTGAGATCCGGACAGGCACCGTGCTATCAGCCGAATCGTTTCCGGAAGCCCGCAAGCCAGCCTATAAACTGACGATCGACTTCGGCGATTCTGGTGTTAAGCGCACATCGGCCCAACTGACCAAACAATACAAACCGGCTGAGCTGGTGGGAATGCAGGTCGTGGCTGTCGTTAATTTTCCGCCCAAACAAATCGCGACGTTCATGAGCGAATGCCTGGTTTTGGGAGCCGTTGCCGACGATGGTTCCGTCACGCTGCTTCAACCCGAACGCCCTACCGACAACGGGCTGCGTATCGGTTGA
- a CDS encoding PQQ-dependent sugar dehydrogenase encodes MKSTVLLLAMTATVALAGRHMGPPAKSVKAKSTPTRSSLPAPDPDNGGLKLVNGFKALVFADNLGKARHVAVDQAGTVFVKLEKLNDGKGIVELNDTNGDGRADQTVMFGNNTGTGMTIYNGYLYASSDTSVYRYKLTNGKVMETSPAEPIISGLTLQRQHASKSLAISPDGKLFVNFGAPSNACQEKDRQKGSKGMDPCPILEEYGGIWQFDANKLNQHKADGKRYATGIRNAVALDWNTATNSLYALQHGRDNLNNWGGVFTDEMSAELPSEEFLMVKEGSDFGWPYCYNDHSKNQKFLAPEYGGDGTKIDRCAGKDKPIMAFPAHWAPNDLLFYTGTQFPARYKNGAFVCFHGSWNRAPLKQGGYFVAFIPFGKDGRPSGKYEVFAENFAGVAELGKPGTDVNAGKLDLASPGDAKARPVGLAQGPDGSLYITDSVKGKVWRVMYAKK; translated from the coding sequence ATGAAATCAACAGTACTGTTGCTGGCCATGACCGCAACCGTTGCGCTTGCCGGGCGACACATGGGGCCACCTGCCAAATCCGTCAAAGCAAAATCGACCCCTACCCGTAGTTCGCTCCCGGCACCTGATCCCGACAATGGCGGCCTTAAACTGGTCAATGGCTTCAAAGCGCTGGTCTTTGCCGATAATCTGGGGAAAGCTCGCCATGTCGCTGTTGATCAGGCTGGTACGGTATTCGTGAAGCTGGAAAAACTCAATGATGGCAAAGGGATCGTTGAGCTGAACGACACGAATGGCGACGGTCGGGCCGATCAGACCGTTATGTTCGGCAACAATACCGGAACGGGCATGACGATCTACAACGGCTACCTGTATGCTTCTTCGGACACGTCGGTTTATCGCTACAAATTGACCAATGGGAAAGTAATGGAGACGTCGCCTGCCGAACCCATTATTTCGGGTTTAACGCTCCAGCGTCAGCATGCCAGTAAATCACTCGCCATCAGCCCCGATGGTAAGCTGTTCGTGAACTTCGGCGCACCATCGAACGCATGTCAGGAAAAAGATCGTCAGAAAGGATCGAAAGGCATGGACCCCTGCCCAATCCTGGAAGAATACGGCGGCATCTGGCAGTTCGACGCTAATAAACTCAATCAGCACAAAGCCGACGGGAAGCGGTACGCAACCGGCATCCGGAATGCGGTGGCCCTCGACTGGAATACGGCAACGAACTCGCTGTATGCGCTCCAGCACGGTCGCGATAATCTCAACAACTGGGGCGGTGTGTTTACCGATGAAATGAGCGCTGAGTTGCCATCCGAAGAGTTTCTGATGGTGAAAGAAGGCTCCGATTTTGGCTGGCCATACTGCTACAATGATCACTCGAAAAATCAGAAATTTCTGGCTCCGGAATACGGTGGCGACGGCACCAAAATAGATCGTTGTGCGGGTAAGGACAAACCAATCATGGCCTTCCCGGCCCACTGGGCACCGAATGATTTACTGTTCTATACCGGTACTCAATTTCCTGCCCGGTACAAAAACGGTGCGTTCGTATGTTTTCACGGTTCCTGGAACCGGGCTCCGCTGAAACAGGGCGGCTATTTCGTTGCCTTTATTCCGTTTGGAAAAGATGGTCGTCCGTCGGGTAAGTACGAGGTGTTCGCGGAAAATTTCGCGGGCGTAGCGGAACTTGGCAAACCCGGTACCGACGTAAACGCGGGTAAACTTGACCTCGCCAGTCCCGGCGATGCGAAGGCTCGTCCGGTTGGGCTGGCACAGGGACCCGATGGATCGCTGTATATTACCGATTCGGTGAAGGGTAAAGTATGGCGCGTGATGTACGCGAAAAAATAG
- a CDS encoding winged helix-turn-helix domain-containing protein: MNLRINGRIWLETVSADGAERFMGIGRLELLGHIQQTGSINQAAKAMNMSYKRAWEMVHSMNTLAKTPLVTTQTGGEKGGGTIITAEGEKYLTFYRTLHERFQQFMAAELANLPT; encoded by the coding sequence ATGAACCTTCGCATCAATGGGCGCATCTGGCTCGAAACAGTCTCAGCCGACGGAGCAGAACGTTTTATGGGCATCGGACGACTCGAATTGCTCGGCCACATTCAGCAAACCGGCTCCATCAATCAAGCGGCCAAGGCCATGAACATGTCCTACAAACGCGCCTGGGAGATGGTCCATTCGATGAACACGCTAGCCAAAACTCCCCTGGTAACAACGCAGACCGGCGGAGAAAAAGGCGGGGGCACCATCATTACGGCCGAAGGCGAAAAATACCTGACTTTTTACCGGACTCTGCACGAGCGGTTCCAACAATTTATGGCCGCTGAATTAGCTAACCTTCCCACTTGA
- a CDS encoding cytochrome ubiquinol oxidase subunit I, whose protein sequence is MDNVELLSRIQFAFTIAFHYIYPPLSIGLGVCLVVMEGLYLKTKDKIYEELTRFWVRIFALIFGIGVATGIVMEFEFGTNWATYSRYVGDIFGSALAAEGIFAFALESAFLGILLFGWNKVSPRVHFLATVLVALGSIFSALWIVVANSWQQTPSGYRIEGTGMQARAIVTDFWAMVFNPSSIERYSHVLIGALLAGSFLVLSVSAWYILKKQYVVHSRAAFRIALWVAAVSSLGQLFTGHQSAEVVTKYQPAKLAAMEGHFKKSAPADMYLMGWVNASEQKTMGLKIPGGLSFLVHQDFNAPIPGLNSIKAENRPTAVNFVFQTYHLMVAIGMTLIALTLFSLYLLYKKKLFETRWLMSVFVFAVLLPQIANQVGWYTAEVGRQPWVVYGLLRTSDALSQAVKAEHVLASLILFTLVYVMLFALFLYLLNKKIQHGPDVMDSDQEEPSSRMNPVLN, encoded by the coding sequence ATGGACAATGTCGAATTACTCTCCCGAATTCAGTTTGCCTTCACCATCGCGTTTCACTACATCTACCCGCCCCTGAGCATTGGTCTAGGCGTTTGCCTGGTGGTGATGGAAGGGCTGTATCTCAAAACAAAAGACAAGATTTACGAAGAACTGACCCGATTCTGGGTCCGGATTTTTGCGCTTATTTTCGGCATTGGCGTAGCTACGGGTATCGTTATGGAGTTCGAGTTTGGCACCAACTGGGCTACGTATTCGCGCTACGTTGGTGATATTTTCGGTTCTGCCCTGGCTGCTGAGGGTATTTTTGCGTTCGCGCTGGAATCGGCTTTCCTGGGTATTCTGCTGTTCGGCTGGAATAAGGTTAGCCCGCGTGTCCATTTTCTGGCGACCGTTCTGGTCGCGCTGGGTTCCATTTTTTCGGCCCTCTGGATCGTTGTGGCCAACTCGTGGCAGCAAACACCGTCGGGTTATCGGATCGAAGGAACAGGAATGCAGGCCCGTGCCATCGTGACCGATTTCTGGGCGATGGTGTTCAATCCGTCGTCCATCGAACGATACTCGCACGTATTGATCGGTGCGCTGCTGGCGGGGTCGTTTCTCGTGCTGAGCGTCAGCGCGTGGTACATTCTCAAAAAACAATACGTCGTTCATTCACGGGCGGCTTTCAGGATTGCGCTCTGGGTAGCGGCTGTATCGTCGCTGGGGCAGTTGTTCACGGGGCATCAATCGGCGGAGGTCGTCACGAAATACCAACCGGCGAAACTGGCCGCCATGGAAGGGCATTTCAAGAAATCGGCTCCGGCGGATATGTACCTGATGGGGTGGGTCAACGCGAGCGAGCAGAAGACGATGGGGCTGAAAATTCCCGGTGGCCTGTCGTTTCTGGTACATCAGGATTTTAACGCGCCCATTCCCGGACTGAACAGTATCAAAGCCGAAAATCGCCCCACGGCGGTCAATTTCGTGTTCCAGACCTATCACCTGATGGTCGCCATTGGCATGACGCTGATCGCGCTGACCTTGTTCAGTTTGTATCTGCTCTACAAGAAAAAGCTGTTCGAAACGCGCTGGCTGATGAGCGTATTCGTTTTCGCGGTGCTCTTACCGCAGATCGCCAATCAGGTGGGTTGGTATACGGCGGAGGTGGGTCGCCAGCCGTGGGTTGTCTACGGGTTGCTCCGCACCTCCGATGCCCTGTCGCAAGCCGTCAAAGCGGAGCACGTCCTGGCGTCGCTCATTTTGTTCACGCTTGTGTATGTGATGCTGTTTGCCCTGTTTTTGTACCTGTTGAACAAGAAAATTCAACACGGTCCCGACGTGATGGACTCCGATCAGGAAGAACCATCGTCCCGCATGAATCCGGTACTAAATTAA
- the cydB gene encoding cytochrome d ubiquinol oxidase subunit II, whose protein sequence is MDTVLGIDLPTWWFLLIGALISGYGILDGFDLGAGAVHLFFRKEESRRIALNAIGPVWDGNEVWLVIGAGSLFAAFPFVYGTILSVFYLPFMLFLVAIIFRAISIEFRSKEEMKWWRKMWDVSFCLSSITISLLLGLILGNLIQGIPLNANHEFVGRLRDFFNPYALLIAVTVLSLFMMHGAMYLIMKTEDRIFTRLTIIANNTSKFFILCFMATSLATLIYVPHMTAIFKDHPALFVLPVAAVLIVLNIRRSIEKRQYQRGFVSSAVTTALLLILFAMGLYPNLVLSNIDPRGHISIYQAASSEGSLRTMLLIAFIGMPLVATYTIFMFWTFRGKVKLEEHSY, encoded by the coding sequence ATGGATACGGTTCTTGGTATTGATTTGCCTACGTGGTGGTTTCTGCTGATTGGCGCGCTCATTAGCGGCTACGGCATTCTGGATGGTTTCGATCTGGGGGCGGGCGCGGTACACTTATTTTTCCGGAAAGAAGAAAGCCGCCGGATTGCGCTCAACGCCATTGGCCCGGTTTGGGATGGCAACGAGGTCTGGCTAGTAATTGGTGCCGGATCATTATTCGCGGCTTTTCCGTTCGTGTACGGCACGATTTTGTCGGTATTTTATCTGCCATTTATGCTATTTCTGGTCGCCATTATCTTTCGGGCAATCTCGATCGAATTTCGGAGTAAAGAGGAAATGAAGTGGTGGCGGAAGATGTGGGATGTGAGTTTCTGTTTGTCCAGCATTACCATTTCGCTGCTGCTGGGTCTGATTCTGGGTAATCTCATTCAGGGGATTCCCTTGAACGCCAATCACGAGTTTGTGGGCCGGCTGCGCGACTTTTTCAACCCCTATGCCTTGCTGATTGCCGTTACCGTTCTGTCACTGTTTATGATGCACGGTGCCATGTATCTGATCATGAAAACCGAAGACCGGATTTTTACCCGCCTGACGATCATCGCTAATAACACCAGCAAGTTTTTCATCCTTTGTTTTATGGCTACGTCGCTGGCAACGCTGATTTACGTGCCGCACATGACGGCTATTTTCAAAGATCACCCTGCCTTATTCGTGCTGCCCGTTGCCGCCGTATTGATCGTGCTGAATATCCGGCGAAGCATCGAAAAACGGCAATACCAGCGTGGTTTCGTTTCGTCGGCCGTCACCACGGCGTTGCTCCTGATCCTGTTTGCGATGGGTTTGTACCCCAATCTGGTGCTGTCGAATATTGACCCGAGAGGCCATATCAGTATTTACCAGGCGGCTTCCTCGGAGGGTTCGCTGCGGACCATGCTGCTCATTGCGTTTATTGGCATGCCGCTGGTGGCAACCTACACCATCTTCATGTTCTGGACGTTTCGCGGTAAAGTGAAGCTGGAAGAGCACAGTTATTGA